The genomic DNA TATTGACATACCATTTAGCCTCTTTAAATACAGTGCGAGAAACTTGTCCTCTATATTTTGGAAAGTAGTTGCAATCTGCGTTCATGTCTCCGAGGACTACCCATTTAGGGTAAACGTCAATTAGCCCCGATTCAATGCAGGAAAGTTCAGGAACAATTGCTCTCTTCTTTGCTTTGATATGAGTAGTTACAAAGTAAATAGGAGTCTCTTTGAATTTAATGATGTAAGGACTACGGCTAATACAATCCTGTTCAATATAAGCCTCTGATTCAAAGGTCAGTTTTACTGGATTATACAAGACAAGAAATCGTTCCGAATTACCGGAAGTATCCCCTACATTTTTAGAGACCTTCCATTTATAGCCAGATTGCAAAGAATTTACAAATGCATTAATATCGTCCTTCGAAACACTCGCTGAAGTAGAAACTTCTTGAATGAAAATAAGATCATACCCTTTTAAAATACGACTGAATTCTACTTGAATTAAAGTATACATTTCTTCCGATTTATTCGAAGAACATTTCTCTCCGAGCATTTTACAGGATCCCAGGTTCTGAATATTCCAGGTCAAAACTCGCACTTCGCCAGCAAAAACGGAGAAGGAAAATAAAATTATGAGAATAAATAATCTATACATGAGTTTCACAAGCGCAAAATATTACTTTGCCGCTTTTAATTCCTTTTCGATTATGGAGTCAAAGAAATCAAAGCCACGAGCGCCTACTATTAATTTTCCGTTAATGATAAAAGTTGGAGTTCCTTTGATTCCCATTTTCTTGCCTTCTTTTAAGTCTTCTTGAATTTCGGAAATGATTTGCTTTTGTAATTCTGGGTCTTTCATGCATGCTTTCCATCTTTTTTCGTCGATTCCATTGTCCTGGATAAAAGAAACTAAATTATCCTTTTGCAGACTTTTGTAGTTATCAAAAAGAGTTTTGAAATGCGACCAATATTTTTCGGGTTGAACTTCCAATACACAATTGGCTGAGATATGAGCCTGAAAGGCATCTTCATGAATTTCTTGTAAGGGGAAGTCTTTGAAAACCCAAAAGATTTTCTTTCCGTATTTTTCTCGAAGGGCAATAGAATCAGCTTGCGATTTGGAGCAATAATGGCATTCGAAATCGGAAAATTCAAACACTGTGATTTTTGCAAATTGATTTCCAATCGTCGGCTCTTCATCAAAAGGAATTTTCTTCCAATCTACTTTTTTAAATTCTAATTCTTTCATCTCTACTTTTAAATTTACTTCTTGGACAATCTTATACCAGACCAATCGATCTAGAATTTTTTTTCTCTCTCGACTGATTGCCTCTACTCCAAGATTTTCCATTCCGGCTGGTTTGTATTTATTATAATAGGGTTGCAATTCTTCATCTGAAATATCACTCGCTAATTTAGCGTGGTATTCTTTTGCATTCGTCTCCCCTCTTGACTTGGCGTGATCGTCTAACATCTTGTAATCCTCTTTCGATTGAAGGACTTGTGTGATTTGCGCTTCCGTTGGAAGAAAAATATTTTTAGTCTCTACTTGAGGCTTTGCTACTTCTCGACAGCTAGATAAAAAAAGGAAGAAAGCTGCGACTAGAATAATGCAGCCCGAGTAGAGGTTAATTGAAAATTTCTTTGAATTGATAGATATTTGTTTCATTTCTTCTCTTGTGAAATTATTTTTTTAAGAGTTGGAATCATTGATTCGGCAAATAAAGAGTTGCCGTAACTGGTTAGACGCACTCTGTCCCACCATAAAAACCCTTCCTCATACTTGGATGCCATTTCGCTGTGCATATCGATTAGGGAATGTTCTCTTTTTTTGCGAATTCTTTCATTGCATGGTGATAGGGTTTTACTATTTCAAATTGAATTTCAACAGGTTCTACTGATAGAATTGTAGTCACTTTGTTCTTTCTATTCAGTTCCATCATTGCTTTCAGATTTTCCATGTATTTATCGGGACCTATTCCAAAAAAAGCATCATTATGTGATAAATTAATAACTGTAATATCCGGTCTAATTTTATCAAAATTTTCTTTATAAAAATCAAGCGCAGATTCAGAGGAAAATCCGGATATGCCCCCATTTATACATTCTATATTCAACTTGGCAGTTTGAAGTGCCTTCTCTATCCTTTGGATAAAGGTATCTT from Leptospiraceae bacterium includes the following:
- a CDS encoding thioredoxin domain-containing protein, yielding MKQISINSKKFSINLYSGCIILVAAFFLFLSSCREVAKPQVETKNIFLPTEAQITQVLQSKEDYKMLDDHAKSRGETNAKEYHAKLASDISDEELQPYYNKYKPAGMENLGVEAISRERKKILDRLVWYKIVQEVNLKVEMKELEFKKVDWKKIPFDEEPTIGNQFAKITVFEFSDFECHYCSKSQADSIALREKYGKKIFWVFKDFPLQEIHEDAFQAHISANCVLEVQPEKYWSHFKTLFDNYKSLQKDNLVSFIQDNGIDEKRWKACMKDPELQKQIISEIQEDLKEGKKMGIKGTPTFIINGKLIVGARGFDFFDSIIEKELKAAK